From a region of the Paenibacillus lutimineralis genome:
- the cysS gene encoding cysteine--tRNA ligase: MALQIYNTLTRTKENFVPQEPGKVKMYVCGPTVYGYIHIGNARPAIFFDVVRSYLENQKYDVNYVVNFTDVDDKLIRKAEEMKLPVPEVASMFIEAFYADLEGLRIPRATANPRVTENMETIINFIHELERKGFAYEKGGDVFFRTSKFADYGKLSGQNIEELQFGIRIDVDARKESPVDFVLWKAAKPGEIHWESPWGQGRPGWHIECSAMSRLLLGDTLDIHGGGQDLEFPHHECEVAQSEAMTGKPLANYWMHNGYVNIDGEKMSKSLGNGVLVKDLLTQYRPEAIRYAILSTHYRNQVNFSAEIMAQAERSVERISNAASNLLYRLSSAEGQSSELRISEPLEQKLAGISAAFHTKMQDDFNTADAITAMFDWASEVNSLLQQSDVSLADLEAAYQLFKEMNGVLRIAVEAEAELLDNEIEVLIAERTEARKSKNWARADEIRDLLDAQGIILEDTPQGMRWRRK, from the coding sequence ATGGCACTGCAAATTTACAACACATTAACCCGCACGAAGGAGAACTTTGTTCCTCAGGAGCCGGGAAAAGTTAAAATGTATGTATGCGGACCAACCGTATACGGTTATATCCATATCGGGAATGCCAGGCCGGCTATTTTCTTCGATGTAGTTCGCAGTTATCTGGAGAATCAGAAGTATGATGTGAACTACGTAGTGAACTTTACGGATGTAGACGATAAGCTGATCCGCAAAGCGGAGGAGATGAAGCTGCCTGTACCTGAAGTGGCAAGCATGTTCATCGAGGCGTTTTATGCCGATTTGGAGGGTCTGCGCATTCCGCGTGCTACCGCGAACCCACGGGTTACTGAGAATATGGAGACGATCATTAATTTTATTCATGAGCTGGAGCGCAAAGGCTTTGCCTATGAAAAAGGCGGGGATGTCTTCTTCCGCACTAGCAAATTTGCCGACTACGGTAAGTTATCTGGACAGAACATCGAGGAGCTGCAGTTCGGTATCCGCATCGATGTCGACGCCCGTAAGGAGAGTCCAGTCGATTTCGTATTATGGAAAGCTGCCAAGCCAGGTGAGATTCATTGGGAGAGCCCGTGGGGACAAGGTCGTCCGGGCTGGCATATCGAATGCTCGGCGATGTCACGGCTCCTGCTTGGCGATACGCTTGATATCCATGGCGGCGGACAGGATCTGGAATTCCCGCATCATGAATGTGAGGTAGCGCAGTCTGAGGCGATGACGGGCAAGCCGTTAGCTAATTATTGGATGCATAATGGTTATGTTAATATCGATGGCGAGAAGATGTCGAAGTCGCTTGGCAATGGGGTTCTGGTCAAGGATTTGCTGACCCAGTACAGGCCGGAGGCCATTCGCTATGCCATTCTGTCGACTCATTATCGCAATCAGGTGAATTTCTCCGCGGAGATTATGGCTCAGGCGGAGCGCAGTGTGGAGCGGATTTCCAACGCGGCAAGCAATCTGCTCTATCGATTGAGCAGTGCAGAAGGGCAAAGCTCAGAGCTGCGAATTTCGGAGCCGTTAGAGCAGAAGCTGGCAGGGATTTCAGCAGCTTTCCATACGAAGATGCAGGATGATTTCAATACTGCGGATGCGATCACAGCTATGTTTGACTGGGCAAGTGAAGTGAACAGCTTGCTGCAGCAGAGCGATGTGAGCCTTGCAGATCTGGAAGCGGCCTATCAATTGTTCAAGGAAATGAACGGAGTTCTCCGCATCGCAGTTGAAGCGGAAGCGGAGCTTCTGGACAATGAGATCGAGGTGTTGATCGCAGAGCGTACAGAAGCACGCAAATCGAAAAATTGGGCGCGGGCTGATGAGATCCGCGATCTATTGGATGCGCAAGGAATCATCCTGGAGGACACGCCACAGGGTATGAGGTGGCGTCGTAAATGA
- the cysE gene encoding serine O-acetyltransferase, whose amino-acid sequence MFKTIKSDIQAVFENDPAARSWFEVVFTYSGLHAIWSHRVAHFFYRHRWFTAARTVSQISRFFTGIEIHPGATIGKRLFIDHGMGVVIGETCEIGDDVVIYQGVTLGGSGKEKGKRHPTIGSNVVIGSGAKVLGSFKVGDQANIGANSVVLKEVPPGSTVVGIPGKVVRQDGKRLDRLNHQLPDPMVDAMRAMQQEIEQLRAEIKALRQHMPDESRVEQ is encoded by the coding sequence ATGTTTAAAACAATCAAATCCGACATTCAGGCGGTATTTGAGAATGACCCGGCTGCTCGGAGCTGGTTCGAGGTCGTCTTTACCTATTCCGGCCTGCATGCGATATGGAGCCATAGAGTTGCTCACTTCTTCTACCGACATCGCTGGTTTACAGCAGCTAGAACCGTGTCGCAGATCAGTCGCTTCTTCACCGGGATAGAGATCCACCCTGGTGCCACAATCGGCAAGCGATTGTTCATCGACCACGGTATGGGAGTTGTCATTGGCGAGACTTGCGAAATTGGGGATGATGTGGTTATCTATCAGGGAGTAACCTTGGGGGGGAGCGGCAAAGAGAAGGGCAAACGACATCCGACGATCGGCAGCAACGTCGTCATCGGTTCGGGTGCGAAGGTGCTTGGTTCCTTCAAGGTAGGCGACCAGGCGAACATCGGCGCCAACTCAGTTGTTCTCAAGGAGGTCCCTCCAGGCAGCACAGTGGTCGGGATTCCAGGCAAGGTGGTCCGTCAGGACGGCAAACGTCTGGATCGCTTGAATCATCAATTGCCCGATCCAATGGTAGATGCGATGCGGGCGATGCAGCAGGAGATTGAACAATTGCGGGCTGAGATCAAGGCACTTCGGCAACATATGCCGGACGAATCACGAGTGGAGCAATAA
- the gltX gene encoding glutamate--tRNA ligase, producing the protein MTEVRVRYAPSPTGHLHIGNARTALFNYLFAKHHGGKFIVRIEDTDVKRNIAGGEEDQFKYLKWLGMDWDESVDVGGNYGPYRQTERLDIYKNHWQDLLDRGLAYRCYCTEEELEKEREEQTARGETPRYSGKCRHLSAEQITAYEAEGRACSIRFRVPEGRTYTFDDLVKGPITFESDVSGDFVILKKDGIPTYNFAVALDDHLMEITHVLRGEDHVSNTPRQLMIYEALGWEPPRFGHMTLIVGDNHKKLSKRDESVIQFMEQYDKLGYLPEAMFNFIALLGWSPEGEQEIFSKEELISIFDENRLSRSPAVFDKQKLAHLNNYYIKNADPEQIAAMAIPHLQEASRLPAKLTAEQEAWAKKLVALYQEQMVAASDIVSLSEMFFRTEVTIDDEEAAAVMTESQVPMVLSAFLTKIEAMDEFTVENIGASIKSVQKETGVKGKGLFMPIRVALTGQMHGRDLNQTIYLLGQERVKELLQSRI; encoded by the coding sequence ATGACGGAAGTTCGAGTGCGTTATGCGCCGAGTCCGACAGGACATTTACATATTGGCAATGCCAGAACGGCTTTGTTCAATTATTTGTTTGCAAAACATCATGGCGGGAAGTTCATCGTTCGTATTGAAGATACCGATGTGAAGCGGAATATTGCTGGCGGCGAGGAAGACCAATTCAAATACCTCAAATGGCTCGGTATGGACTGGGATGAGAGTGTCGATGTAGGCGGTAATTACGGCCCGTATCGGCAGACGGAAAGGCTTGATATCTACAAGAACCACTGGCAGGATCTGCTGGATCGCGGCTTGGCTTATCGTTGTTATTGTACGGAAGAGGAGCTGGAGAAAGAGCGCGAGGAGCAGACGGCTCGCGGCGAGACTCCGCGCTATTCCGGGAAGTGTCGTCATCTGAGTGCAGAGCAAATCACGGCCTATGAGGCTGAGGGGCGTGCTTGCAGCATTCGCTTCCGTGTTCCGGAAGGAAGAACCTATACGTTCGATGATCTCGTTAAAGGACCGATTACGTTTGAATCCGACGTTAGCGGTGATTTTGTCATCCTGAAGAAGGATGGAATCCCAACATATAATTTTGCAGTAGCGCTGGATGATCATCTGATGGAAATTACGCATGTGCTTCGCGGTGAGGATCACGTCTCCAACACTCCGCGTCAGCTGATGATATACGAGGCCCTCGGCTGGGAGCCACCACGCTTCGGACACATGACCTTGATCGTTGGTGACAACCATAAGAAGCTGAGTAAGCGCGACGAATCCGTAATTCAGTTCATGGAACAGTACGACAAGCTCGGCTATTTGCCGGAAGCGATGTTCAACTTCATCGCCTTGCTTGGCTGGTCTCCGGAAGGGGAGCAGGAGATCTTCTCGAAGGAAGAATTGATCTCCATCTTTGATGAAAATCGTCTTTCGCGTAGTCCCGCGGTATTCGATAAGCAGAAGCTAGCCCACTTGAATAATTATTATATTAAGAATGCTGATCCTGAACAGATCGCAGCGATGGCGATCCCGCATCTGCAGGAAGCATCACGACTGCCGGCAAAGTTGACTGCCGAGCAGGAGGCATGGGCTAAGAAACTGGTCGCTCTGTATCAAGAGCAGATGGTGGCCGCATCAGATATCGTCTCACTGTCAGAGATGTTCTTCCGCACTGAAGTCACGATTGATGATGAGGAAGCAGCTGCTGTGATGACTGAATCACAAGTGCCTATGGTGCTGAGCGCATTTCTGACCAAGATCGAGGCGATGGATGAATTCACCGTCGAGAACATTGGTGCTTCTATTAAATCGGTTCAGAAAGAGACGGGCGTCAAAGGAAAAGGGCTGTTCATGCCAATCCGCGTTGCACTGACCGGCCAAATGCATGGCCGCGATTTGAACCAGACGATCTATCTACTTGGACAGGAACGCGTAAAGGAGCTTCTGCAATCGCGGATTTAA
- the ispF gene encoding 2-C-methyl-D-erythritol 2,4-cyclodiphosphate synthase, translated as MIAVGQGFDVHQLVEGRPCIIGGVTIPYEKGLLGHSDADVLLHTISDAILGALALGDIGRHFPDTDPAYKDADSLELLSLVWKMALDRGYRLGNLDATIIAERPKMAPYVPQMVEIIAGALGAKPEQINVKATTTEKLGFTGRGEGIAAQCIVCLMKDMLSS; from the coding sequence ATGATAGCTGTAGGACAAGGATTCGACGTGCATCAATTAGTGGAGGGGAGACCTTGCATTATCGGCGGGGTAACGATTCCTTATGAAAAAGGGTTGCTTGGGCATTCTGACGCGGACGTTCTGCTGCATACGATTAGCGATGCAATTCTGGGTGCGCTGGCGCTGGGGGACATTGGGCGGCACTTCCCGGATACCGATCCGGCTTATAAAGATGCGGACAGTCTTGAGTTGCTGAGCCTGGTTTGGAAGATGGCACTGGATCGCGGTTACCGTCTCGGCAATCTGGATGCGACGATCATCGCGGAGCGGCCTAAGATGGCGCCATATGTTCCGCAGATGGTGGAGATTATTGCCGGAGCACTGGGAGCGAAGCCCGAACAGATTAATGTAAAGGCTACGACGACGGAAAAGCTTGGTTTCACAGGCCGCGGCGAGGGAATTGCGGCACAATGTATTGTATGTCTGATGAAGGATATGCTATCATCTTGA
- the ispD gene encoding 2-C-methyl-D-erythritol 4-phosphate cytidylyltransferase, whose amino-acid sequence MNTETSPRVGAIVVAAGRGTRMGTKESKQYLLLQNKPIIIHTLEMFDRHPSIEEIVLVTGEQDVERCKSWIDEYGITTKIKVIPGGAERQESVYLGLRQIEGPYVLIHDGVRPFVTEEQITACIEAAVDYGASVLAAPVKDTIKQVDEQGQVTATLERRSLWAIQTPQAFRCSQLLDAHEQAVRDGFIGTDDAMLLERLGLPVKVVEGGYRNIKITTPEDLDYAEFILRHN is encoded by the coding sequence ATGAATACTGAGACAAGCCCACGTGTGGGGGCTATCGTAGTGGCGGCCGGTCGGGGAACCCGTATGGGGACGAAAGAGAGTAAGCAGTATTTGCTACTGCAGAACAAACCGATCATCATTCATACATTGGAAATGTTTGACCGGCACCCTTCGATAGAAGAAATTGTACTTGTGACCGGTGAGCAGGATGTTGAGCGCTGCAAGAGCTGGATCGATGAGTATGGTATTACAACAAAAATAAAGGTTATTCCGGGCGGCGCGGAGCGTCAAGAGTCGGTATATCTGGGACTTCGGCAGATCGAAGGCCCCTATGTACTGATCCATGACGGCGTACGCCCTTTTGTGACGGAGGAGCAGATCACGGCCTGCATTGAGGCAGCTGTGGATTATGGCGCGTCCGTTCTTGCTGCGCCTGTGAAGGATACGATCAAGCAGGTTGATGAGCAGGGACAGGTGACTGCCACGCTTGAGCGCCGGAGCTTGTGGGCGATTCAGACCCCGCAAGCTTTTCGCTGTTCACAGCTGCTTGATGCTCATGAACAGGCCGTACGGGATGGCTTCATCGGCACAGATGATGCGATGCTGCTGGAGCGGCTTGGCCTTCCCGTCAAGGTGGTTGAAGGGGGATATCGGAACATCAAGATCACTACTCCGGAGGATTTGGATTACGCCGAATTTATATTACGACATAACTAA
- a CDS encoding PIN/TRAM domain-containing protein has protein sequence MLKKSLLILSGLAGAWFGYTATGLAGVFPEPLRSWFADMPMIAGQLILAVAGACLFLFMYSLVAETLATQIGRLITRLTEIPMNKMAAGTLGLTAGLLLSLLLYPVLSWLGSLEVFAQLAASTLFGYIGLYVALEKKDELSALWKSGQWGSAVQEEEKLEHHKILDTSVIIDGRIADICKTGFIEGTIVIPGFVLEELQHIADSSDLLKRNRGRRGLDILNKIQKELDVKVMIYEGDFEEISEVDSKLVKLAKVLQGKVVTNDFNLNKVCELQGVSVLNINDLANAVKPVVLPGEEIMVQVIKDGKEHGQGVAYLDDGTMIVVEGGRDFIGNITEVLVTSVLQTSAGRMIFAKPKLLEKAQ, from the coding sequence ATGCTTAAGAAAAGTTTATTGATTCTATCCGGTCTGGCTGGTGCCTGGTTCGGATATACCGCTACAGGACTCGCCGGAGTTTTCCCGGAACCGCTTCGCTCCTGGTTTGCTGACATGCCAATGATTGCGGGGCAGCTTATTCTGGCGGTTGCTGGTGCTTGTCTTTTTTTATTCATGTACTCGCTTGTTGCTGAGACGCTTGCTACACAAATTGGGCGCCTGATTACCCGGTTGACGGAGATTCCTATGAATAAAATGGCGGCCGGAACGCTCGGATTAACTGCAGGACTTCTTCTTTCATTACTGCTCTATCCCGTATTGTCCTGGCTAGGTTCACTAGAGGTATTCGCCCAATTGGCGGCTTCAACCCTATTTGGCTACATAGGACTGTATGTTGCACTGGAGAAGAAGGACGAACTGTCCGCTCTGTGGAAATCAGGGCAGTGGGGCAGCGCCGTGCAGGAAGAAGAGAAGCTAGAGCATCATAAAATATTGGACACTAGCGTCATTATCGATGGACGTATCGCGGATATTTGTAAGACGGGTTTCATTGAAGGGACGATTGTGATCCCAGGATTTGTGCTTGAGGAGCTTCAGCATATTGCGGATTCTTCAGATCTGCTTAAGCGCAATCGCGGCCGCCGTGGTCTGGATATTCTGAATAAGATTCAGAAAGAACTGGACGTGAAGGTCATGATCTATGAAGGGGATTTCGAAGAGATCTCGGAAGTGGACAGCAAGCTGGTCAAGCTGGCTAAGGTGCTTCAGGGCAAAGTCGTTACCAATGATTTTAACTTAAATAAGGTATGTGAGCTTCAAGGTGTATCTGTGCTGAATATTAATGATCTGGCCAATGCGGTTAAGCCGGTCGTTCTGCCTGGCGAAGAGATTATGGTGCAGGTGATCAAGGATGGCAAGGAGCATGGACAAGGCGTAGCCTATCTGGATGATGGAACGATGATCGTCGTTGAAGGTGGGCGGGATTTTATCGGTAACATTACTGAGGTGCTTGTTACCAGCGTATTGCAGACTTCTGCGGGACGAATGATCTTTGCCAAGCCGAAACTGTTGGAAAAAGCCCAGTAA
- a CDS encoding DUF1573 domain-containing protein, whose amino-acid sequence MSAPSLHSFQDQVSELLLRHRSLLDVMSKMGQTNAAATRSVTKAITECGCIELHATKQDFEPGMNLQQAKETINKHVQGELCENCRDVITNELGRSLFYMSALCNLLDIDMEEILERESQKCATLGLFNMS is encoded by the coding sequence ATGAGCGCACCAAGCCTTCATTCTTTTCAAGATCAAGTTTCTGAACTGTTGCTCCGTCACCGCAGTTTGCTGGACGTTATGTCCAAAATGGGACAAACTAATGCCGCAGCGACCCGTTCCGTTACCAAGGCGATTACCGAATGCGGCTGTATCGAGCTGCACGCCACCAAGCAGGATTTTGAGCCTGGTATGAATTTGCAGCAGGCCAAAGAGACGATAAACAAGCATGTTCAGGGCGAGCTATGTGAGAATTGCCGGGATGTGATTACGAATGAGCTTGGTAGAAGCCTGTTCTACATGTCGGCTTTATGCAATTTGCTTGATATCGATATGGAAGAAATTTTGGAACGCGAATCGCAAAAATGCGCAACTTTGGGACTGTTCAACATGTCTTAA
- the pssA gene encoding CDP-diacylglycerol--serine O-phosphatidyltransferase, translating into MITKSIPNLFTLSNLFMGMIAIMLAMTGRYSLASIMIIVAMLMDGLDGRVARALNAQSDFGKELDSLSDVISFGVAPALIMYIISFQNIQPGLAWTVTAIFPMCGALRLARFNVQSGIPGYFIGLPIPAAGGVVATLALFHNNIRAPYFIVTMLLLSYLMVSSVKYPNFKKVGIPKKAIAYAPVVIIVAIIVAVFFPEQISKLVFIPLVLYAGYGLKQNFDRLLRRKKHHDEEADEVFRSK; encoded by the coding sequence ATGATTACAAAATCAATCCCAAACCTTTTTACACTGAGCAACCTGTTCATGGGGATGATCGCTATAATGCTGGCGATGACCGGGAGGTACAGCCTGGCTTCCATCATGATCATCGTGGCAATGTTAATGGACGGTTTGGATGGGCGTGTTGCCAGAGCTTTGAATGCCCAGAGCGATTTTGGCAAGGAACTCGACTCTTTATCCGATGTGATCTCATTTGGGGTAGCTCCTGCACTCATTATGTACATCATTTCTTTCCAGAACATCCAGCCTGGTCTGGCTTGGACGGTTACAGCCATATTTCCGATGTGCGGTGCGCTTAGACTTGCTCGCTTTAATGTTCAGTCCGGAATCCCAGGATATTTCATCGGATTGCCGATTCCTGCAGCAGGCGGGGTTGTAGCAACATTGGCCTTATTTCATAACAATATCAGAGCCCCATATTTTATTGTCACGATGCTTCTATTGTCATACCTGATGGTCAGTTCAGTGAAGTATCCGAATTTCAAGAAGGTTGGTATTCCTAAGAAAGCTATTGCCTACGCTCCCGTTGTCATTATTGTTGCTATCATCGTCGCGGTTTTCTTTCCGGAGCAAATTTCCAAGCTGGTCTTTATTCCTTTGGTTCTTTATGCCGGGTATGGGCTTAAGCAGAATTTCGACAGATTGCTTCGCCGCAAAAAACATCATGACGAGGAAGCTGATGAGGTATTCCGGTCGAAATAG
- the disA gene encoding DNA integrity scanning diadenylate cyclase DisA, which yields MKETTQAEKMNDLLKLVAPGTSFRDGLENVLRAKTGGLIVVGYSPEVMEVVEGGFSINCDFSPNYLYELAKMDGSIILSEDLKRILYANTQLIPDSSIASSETGIRHRTAERVAKQTGKLVVSISQRRNIITLYQGGLRYALKESGEILTKANQAIQTLEKYRAVLNQALTNLSASEFEELVTIPEVVNVMQRVEMVIRIKLEIKRFINELGIEGRLISMQMEELVSNMEEEAWLLYKDYAKDDSDDAIREIILGLKRSSDDELLDDVHITRLLGYPSAAATSEEIISPRGYRVLNKIPRLPNVIIHNLVERFRELPEILMASIEKLDEVDGIGEARARAIKEGLKRIQEQVFIDRQI from the coding sequence ATGAAAGAAACAACTCAGGCAGAGAAAATGAATGATTTGCTGAAGCTCGTGGCTCCGGGCACTTCCTTTCGGGATGGGTTGGAAAATGTGCTGCGTGCTAAGACCGGCGGTTTAATTGTAGTCGGCTATAGCCCCGAAGTGATGGAGGTTGTAGAAGGCGGGTTTTCCATCAATTGCGATTTTTCTCCTAACTATCTGTACGAATTGGCCAAGATGGATGGATCCATCATTCTTAGTGAAGATTTAAAACGGATATTATATGCAAATACACAGCTGATCCCGGATTCGTCCATCGCTTCATCGGAGACTGGGATTCGCCATAGAACAGCGGAACGTGTTGCTAAACAGACGGGCAAGCTGGTCGTATCGATCTCACAGCGCCGCAATATTATTACTCTGTATCAGGGAGGACTGCGATACGCGCTGAAGGAGAGCGGTGAAATTCTGACCAAGGCGAACCAGGCGATTCAGACGCTAGAGAAATATAGGGCGGTACTCAACCAGGCTTTGACGAATCTGTCTGCTTCAGAGTTCGAGGAATTAGTGACGATTCCCGAAGTTGTGAATGTGATGCAGCGCGTGGAGATGGTTATCCGTATTAAGCTGGAGATCAAGCGTTTCATTAATGAGCTTGGAATTGAAGGTCGACTAATTAGCATGCAAATGGAAGAGCTGGTCAGCAATATGGAGGAGGAAGCCTGGCTTCTCTATAAAGATTATGCCAAGGATGATAGTGACGATGCGATCCGGGAGATAATTCTTGGTCTGAAGCGATCGAGTGACGATGAGCTATTGGATGATGTTCACATCACCCGTCTGCTCGGTTATCCTTCCGCGGCGGCGACTTCAGAAGAGATCATATCCCCTCGTGGTTATCGCGTATTAAATAAGATCCCTCGTCTACCCAATGTCATCATTCATAATTTGGTTGAACGGTTCCGCGAGCTGCCGGAAATACTAATGGCGTCGATTGAAAAACTTGATGAGGTTGACGGTATTGGGGAAGCAAGGGCGCGTGCGATTAAGGAAGGGCTGAAGCGAATACAGGAACAAGTGTTCATTGACAGGCAAATATAA
- the radA gene encoding DNA repair protein RadA → MAKVKIKFFCTDCGYESPKWYGKCPGCGAWNSMVEETEKVVKTQGISSGIFHTKEKPLPIINIESGQEPRILTGIGELNRVLGGGIVPGSLVLVGGDPGIGKSTLLLQTSNEMANSGRKVLYVSGEESVRQTKLRAERLGALSPNLYVMCESSIDGIEEAINEVKPDFLVIDSIQTVYMPEVTSAPGSVSQVRECTARFMRVAKGQGIATVLVGHVTKEGAIAGPRMLEHMVDCVLYFEGERHHSYRLLRAVKNRFGSTNEMGIFEMNEAGLEEVLNPSELFLSERPLGVAGSTVVASMEGTRPMLVELQALVASTLFPSPRRMATGVDHNRMNLIIAVLEKRMGMFLQNQDAYVNLAGGVKLDEPAVDLAIAVSLASSFRDVPTKPYDVVFGEVGLTGEVRAVSRVEQRVKEAAKLGFKRVILPEKSLKGWQGPKEIELIGVNTVADALAVALD, encoded by the coding sequence ATGGCAAAAGTAAAAATAAAGTTCTTCTGTACCGATTGCGGCTATGAATCACCGAAATGGTACGGGAAATGTCCTGGGTGCGGGGCATGGAACAGCATGGTGGAAGAAACGGAGAAAGTGGTCAAGACGCAGGGGATTTCCTCCGGCATATTTCATACGAAAGAAAAGCCACTTCCGATCATAAATATAGAGAGTGGCCAAGAGCCGCGAATCCTTACCGGGATTGGAGAGCTTAACCGAGTACTGGGCGGAGGGATTGTCCCTGGATCGCTGGTGCTGGTTGGCGGGGATCCTGGAATCGGCAAATCAACATTACTACTGCAAACCTCGAACGAGATGGCCAATTCAGGCAGGAAAGTTCTTTATGTCTCCGGAGAAGAATCGGTTCGTCAGACGAAGCTGCGGGCCGAGAGGCTCGGGGCATTATCCCCGAATCTCTACGTCATGTGCGAGAGCAGTATCGATGGAATTGAGGAAGCGATCAATGAAGTTAAGCCAGATTTCCTCGTCATCGACTCCATTCAGACCGTATATATGCCAGAGGTCACCAGCGCGCCCGGAAGCGTCTCCCAAGTGCGGGAATGTACGGCCCGGTTCATGCGGGTTGCCAAAGGGCAGGGAATCGCTACGGTATTGGTTGGACATGTTACGAAGGAAGGGGCTATCGCCGGACCGCGCATGCTGGAACATATGGTCGATTGCGTACTCTATTTTGAGGGCGAGCGTCACCATTCATACCGTTTGCTGCGTGCGGTGAAGAACCGTTTTGGCTCCACCAATGAGATGGGTATCTTCGAAATGAATGAGGCTGGTTTAGAGGAAGTTCTGAATCCTTCGGAGTTATTCCTCTCCGAACGCCCGCTTGGCGTTGCAGGTTCTACAGTAGTGGCCAGCATGGAAGGGACCAGACCGATGCTGGTCGAGCTTCAGGCTCTGGTTGCGTCAACTTTATTCCCCTCCCCGCGTAGAATGGCTACGGGTGTGGATCATAACCGGATGAATCTGATTATTGCCGTGCTGGAGAAGCGAATGGGCATGTTCCTGCAGAATCAGGACGCCTATGTTAATCTTGCCGGTGGAGTGAAGCTTGATGAGCCTGCCGTAGACCTAGCAATTGCCGTCAGTTTAGCCTCCAGCTTCCGCGATGTGCCTACGAAGCCCTATGATGTCGTCTTTGGCGAAGTCGGGCTTACCGGGGAAGTCAGAGCGGTCTCACGCGTTGAACAGAGAGTGAAGGAGGCTGCGAAGCTTGGCTTCAAACGGGTGATCCTGCCTGAGAAGAGCCTGAAGGGCTGGCAGGGACCCAAAGAGATCGAATTAATCGGTGTAAATACCGTTGCAGATGCGCTTGCTGTTGCATTAGATTAG